From Poecile atricapillus isolate bPoeAtr1 chromosome Z, bPoeAtr1.hap1, whole genome shotgun sequence, one genomic window encodes:
- the LOC131592739 gene encoding LOW QUALITY PROTEIN: desumoylating isopeptidase 1-like (The sequence of the model RefSeq protein was modified relative to this genomic sequence to represent the inferred CDS: inserted 2 bases in 2 codons), with amino-acid sequence MRPESVXPSSPSVTSRLVPLCRGPXPGPPSPSVPLRLPEGRAVQPCPQGLRLPPGGRAHTPMEEPLALHPVKLYVYDLSKGMARRLSPLMLGKQLDGIWHTSIIVHKDEFFYGSGGISSCAPGGTLLGPPDTVVDLGNTEVTEEIFLEYLSSLGESMFRGESYNLFEHNCNTFSNEVAQFLTGKKIPSYITDLPSEVLATPFGQALRPLLDSIQIQPPGGNTFSRHNGQS; translated from the exons ATGCGCCCGGAGAGTG ACCCTTCCTCTCCGTCTGTCACCTCACGGCTGGTGCCGCTGTGCCGGGGAC CACCGGGGCCGCCCTCTCCTTCTGTTCCCCTCCGTCTCCCGGAGGGAAGGGCCGTTCAACCTTGTCCGCAAGGGCTCCGGCTGCCGCCTGGCGGCCGCGCCCACACCCCCATGGAGGAGCCGCTGGCGCTGCACCCCGTGAAGCTCTATGTGTACGACCTGTCCAAGGGCATGGCCCGGCGCCTCAGCCCCCTCATGCTGG GGAAACAGCTGGATGGCATCTG GCACACCTCCATAATAGTCCATAAGGATGAATTCTTCTATGGCAGTGGAGGAATCTCCAGCTGTGCGCCT GGAGGGACACTTCTTGGACCTCCAGACACAGTTGTTGATCTGGGGAACACTGAAGtcactgaagaaatttttctggaATACCTTTCCTCTTTGGGGGAATCTATGTTCCG AGGAGAGTCTTATAACCTCTTTGAACATAACTGCAACACCTTCAGTAATGAAGTGGCACAGtttctgacaggaaaaaaaatcccttcctaCATCACTGACCTTCCATCTGAAGTTCTTGCCAC ACCTTTTGGACAAGCTTTAAGGCCCCTCCTGGACTCCATCCAGATCCAGCCACCCGGAGGAAATACCTTCAGCAGACATAATGGACAGAGCTAA
- the LOC131592730 gene encoding X-ray repair cross-complementing protein 5-like isoform X2, whose protein sequence is MAGWGSFYRGEGLEEEEEEQQQEEEEGAEAVAEQRFSGRDSLIFLVDASKAMFESDGDSETPFDMTIQCIRNVYTSKIISSDRDLLSVVFYGTENNKNSADFKHVYVLQELDNPGAKRVLELDQYRGDEGRALFRENFGHNTAYSLGEALWACSNLFSDVRVRLSHKRIMLFTNEDNPHANDSAKAKLARTRAGDLRDTGIILDLMHLKKPGGFDISLFYRDIINVAEDEDLGIQPKESEKLEHLMRKVRAKETKKRALVRLNLHLSNNVALSVGVYSLIQKAHKPYPVKLYRETNEPVKTKTRMFSGKTGSLLLPSDTKRTQTYGKRQIVLEKEETEEIKRFDSPGLFLIGFKPLSMLKQHHHIRPSQFIYPEESMVRGSTTLFNALLMKCLEREKMMLCRYTPRRNVPPRFVALVPQEEELDELKVQTAPPGFHMIFLPYADDKRNVGFTENVPASQGQVDKMKEIIQKLRFKYRPDSFENPVLQQHFRNLEALALDMMEPEQIEDLTSENYWWI, encoded by the exons ATGGCGGGGTGGGGGTCGTTCTACcggggagaggggctggaggaggaggaggaggagcagcagcaggaagaggaggaaggggctGAGGCGGTCG CTGAGCAGAGGTTTTCGGGCCGGGACAGCCTCATCTTCTTGGTGGATGCCTCCAAGGCCATGTTCGAGTCCGATGGGGACTCAGAGACTCCTTTCGACATGACCATCCAG tgcatCCGGAATGTGTATACCAGCAAAATTATCAGCAGTGACAGGGACCTGTTAAGTGTTGTGTTCTATGGTACAGAAAACAACAAGAACTCGGCAGATTTCAAGCACGTTTATGTTCTCCAGGAGCTGGACAATCCAG GTGCGAAACGTGTTCTGGAGCTGGACCAGTACAGGGGAGATGAAGGACGAGCACTTTTCCGGGAGAACTTTGGCCACAACACTGCCTACTCACTGGGTGAAGCGCTCTGGGCCTGCTCAAATCTCTTCAGTGATGTCCGAGTCAGGCTGAGCCATAAGAGGATCATGCTCTTCACCAATGAGGATAACCCTCATGCCAATGACAGTGCTAAAGCCAAGCTGGCCAGGACCAGAGCTGGTGATCTCAGAGACACAG GTATCATCTTGGACCTTATGCACTTGAAGAAGCCTGGAGGGTTTGATATCTCTTTGTTCTACAGGGATATTATAAATGTAGCAGAGGATGAGGACCTTGGGATCCAGCCTAAAGAGTCAGAGAAACTGGAACATCTCATGAGGAAAGTACGAGCAAAGGAGACAAAGAAACGGGCTTTAGTCAG GCTAAATCTGCATCTGAGCAACAATGTGGCGCTTTCTGTTGGTGTTTACAGCCTTATTCAAAAAGCTCATAAACCATATCCGGTGAAGCTTTATCGGGAAACCAATGAACCagttaaaaccaaaacaaggaTGTTCAGTGGAAAAACAGGCAGCTTGCTCCTACCCAGTGACACTAAAAGGACTCAG ACATATGGAAAACGACAGATTGTGCTGGAGAAAGAGGagacagaagaaataaagcgGTTTGATTCTCCGGGTTTGTTTCTGATTGGCTTCAAACCACTTTCAATGCTAAAACAGCACCACCATATCAGGCCCTCCCAGTTCATTTATCCTGAGGAGTCCATGGTGAGAG GGAGCACAACGCTGTTTAATGCCCTATTGATGAAATGCTTGGAGAGGGAGAAGATGATGCTGTGCAGATACACCCCTCGCCGGAATGTCCCTCCTCGCTTTGTGGCCCTGGTTCcccaggaggaagagctggatgAGCTGAAAGTGCAGACAGCCCCTCCAG GTTTCCACATGATTTTTCTACCCTACGCAGATGACAAACGTAATGTTGGTTTTACAGAAAACGTGCCAGCCAGCCAAGGGCAGGTAGACAAAATGAAGGAAATCATTCAGAAACTGCGGTTCAAATACAG GCCTGACAGCTTTGAGAACCCAGTTTTGCAGCAGCACTTCAGGAATTTGGAGGCTTTGGCACTGGATATGATGGAACCAGAACAAATTGAGGATCTTACAAGTGAGAACTACTGGTGGATATGA
- the LOC131592730 gene encoding X-ray repair cross-complementing protein 5-like isoform X1 produces the protein MAGWGSFYRGEGLEEEEEEQQQEEEEGAEAVAEQRFSGRDSLIFLVDASKAMFESDGDSETPFDMTIQCIRNVYTSKIISSDRDLLSVVFYGTENNKNSADFKHVYVLQELDNPGAKRVLELDQYRGDEGRALFRENFGHNTAYSLGEALWACSNLFSDVRVRLSHKRIMLFTNEDNPHANDSAKAKLARTRAGDLRDTGIILDLMHLKKPGGFDISLFYRDIINVAEDEDLGIQPKESEKLEHLMRKVRAKETKKRALVRLNLHLSNNVALSVGVYSLIQKAHKPYPVKLYRETNEPVKTKTRMFSGKTGSLLLPSDTKRTQTYGKRQIVLEKEETEEIKRFDSPGLFLIGFKPLSMLKQHHHIRPSQFIYPEESMVRGSTTLFNALLMKCLEREKMMLCRYTPRRNVPPRFVALVPQEEELDELKVQTAPPGFHMIFLPYADDKRNVGFTENVPASQGQVDKMKEIIQKLRFKYRPDSFENPVLQQHFRNLEALALDMMEPEQIEDLTMPKSEQMSHRLGNLVDEFKQLVYPPDYNPDEKGVKRKQASDGKTEKRPKAEVSEDELRSHVQKGTLGKLTVTVLKDACRFLGLRCGSKKQELMDALTEYFNGR, from the exons ATGGCGGGGTGGGGGTCGTTCTACcggggagaggggctggaggaggaggaggaggagcagcagcaggaagaggaggaaggggctGAGGCGGTCG CTGAGCAGAGGTTTTCGGGCCGGGACAGCCTCATCTTCTTGGTGGATGCCTCCAAGGCCATGTTCGAGTCCGATGGGGACTCAGAGACTCCTTTCGACATGACCATCCAG tgcatCCGGAATGTGTATACCAGCAAAATTATCAGCAGTGACAGGGACCTGTTAAGTGTTGTGTTCTATGGTACAGAAAACAACAAGAACTCGGCAGATTTCAAGCACGTTTATGTTCTCCAGGAGCTGGACAATCCAG GTGCGAAACGTGTTCTGGAGCTGGACCAGTACAGGGGAGATGAAGGACGAGCACTTTTCCGGGAGAACTTTGGCCACAACACTGCCTACTCACTGGGTGAAGCGCTCTGGGCCTGCTCAAATCTCTTCAGTGATGTCCGAGTCAGGCTGAGCCATAAGAGGATCATGCTCTTCACCAATGAGGATAACCCTCATGCCAATGACAGTGCTAAAGCCAAGCTGGCCAGGACCAGAGCTGGTGATCTCAGAGACACAG GTATCATCTTGGACCTTATGCACTTGAAGAAGCCTGGAGGGTTTGATATCTCTTTGTTCTACAGGGATATTATAAATGTAGCAGAGGATGAGGACCTTGGGATCCAGCCTAAAGAGTCAGAGAAACTGGAACATCTCATGAGGAAAGTACGAGCAAAGGAGACAAAGAAACGGGCTTTAGTCAG GCTAAATCTGCATCTGAGCAACAATGTGGCGCTTTCTGTTGGTGTTTACAGCCTTATTCAAAAAGCTCATAAACCATATCCGGTGAAGCTTTATCGGGAAACCAATGAACCagttaaaaccaaaacaaggaTGTTCAGTGGAAAAACAGGCAGCTTGCTCCTACCCAGTGACACTAAAAGGACTCAG ACATATGGAAAACGACAGATTGTGCTGGAGAAAGAGGagacagaagaaataaagcgGTTTGATTCTCCGGGTTTGTTTCTGATTGGCTTCAAACCACTTTCAATGCTAAAACAGCACCACCATATCAGGCCCTCCCAGTTCATTTATCCTGAGGAGTCCATGGTGAGAG GGAGCACAACGCTGTTTAATGCCCTATTGATGAAATGCTTGGAGAGGGAGAAGATGATGCTGTGCAGATACACCCCTCGCCGGAATGTCCCTCCTCGCTTTGTGGCCCTGGTTCcccaggaggaagagctggatgAGCTGAAAGTGCAGACAGCCCCTCCAG GTTTCCACATGATTTTTCTACCCTACGCAGATGACAAACGTAATGTTGGTTTTACAGAAAACGTGCCAGCCAGCCAAGGGCAGGTAGACAAAATGAAGGAAATCATTCAGAAACTGCGGTTCAAATACAG GCCTGACAGCTTTGAGAACCCAGTTTTGCAGCAGCACTTCAGGAATTTGGAGGCTTTGGCACTGGATATGATGGAACCAGAACAAATTGAGGATCTTACAA TGCCAAAGTCTGAACAGATGAGCCACAGACTGGGCAACCTGGTGGACGAGTTTAAGCAGCTGGTTTATCCCCCTGACTACAATCCTGATGAGAAGGGTGTAAAGCGAAAACAAG CTTCTGACGGTAAAACTGAGAAGAGGCCCAAGGCAGAAGTCTCAGAAGATGAGCTGCGGAGTCATGTGCAAAAGGGCACTCTAGGCAAGCTCACTGTAACTGTCCTGAAGGATGCGTGTAGGTTTCTGGGGTTGAGGTGTGGAAGCAAGAAGCAGGAGCTCATGGATGCTTTAACTGAATACTTTAATGGGCGCTAA